In Oryza sativa Japonica Group chromosome 3, ASM3414082v1, one DNA window encodes the following:
- the LOC9267995 gene encoding uncharacterized protein, translated as MSLLRRFVFMVAKGSWRGNEQFYILRRINMSRFFYPGQVPRLLVPGIEEAPLPPTRARFCARELVNGHMDFMLLARDKVLAVEATGRTTIYDDSFRVVRSGPVLKAPLYWPISVPVDDSGVYVLDSKHCFQKLVHGNSSFEDWTCEALPAAPREVRGGSRRAYAVVGGNSIWISNDGDGTYAYDISRLAWAKHAEWALPFSGRAEYVSEHKLWFGLARNSTGNPMCACDLAAAAEQGSPPVQRNIWQQDVRPRKGWVPRYSNLLHLGSARFCIVRIFAKPSPETEYKSEWDGPKREEVFAVLTAVEVVRSGELGKGLRMVKHKSVRYSLGDGYCKVQPLMVY; from the coding sequence ATGAGCCTCCTGCGGCGGTTCGTGTTTATGGTGGCGAAGGGCTCTTGGCGAGGCAACGAACAGTTCTACATCCTACGCCGTATCAACATGTCGCGCTTCTTCTATCCAGGTCAGGTGCCACGTCTGCTCGTTCCCGGCATCGAGGAGGCTCCCCTGCCTCCGACACGCGCGAGATTTTGTGCTAGGGAACTTGTCAATGGCCACATGGATTTTATGCTGCTCGCGCGCGACAAGGTGTTGGCCGTGGAAGCAACTGGCCGCACCACCATCTACGACGACAGCTTCCGCGTCGTGAGAAGCGGCCCTGTTCTCAAGGCACCCTTGTACTGGCCCATCTCCGTACCTGTCGACGACAGCGGCGTCTACGTCCTCGACAGCAAACACTGCTTCCAGAAGTTAGTCCACGGCAATTCCTCATTTGAGGATTGGACCTGCGAGGCACTCCCGGCGGCGCCCCGAGAAGTGCGCGGTGGATCCCGCCGAGCCTACGCCGTGGTCGGCGGCAACAGCATCTGGATCtccaacgacggcgacggcacgtATGCATACGACATCTCGCGCCTCGCATGGGCGAAGCATGCAGAGTGGGCGCTCCCTTTCTCCGGCCGCGCGGAGTATGTCTCCGAGCACAAGCTCTGGTTCGGGCTTGCAAGGAATAGCACAGGTAACCCCATGTGCGCCTGTgacctcgccgctgccgccgaacaGGGTTCTCCGCCGGTCCAGCGCAACATCTGGCAGCAAGATGTCAGGCCGCGAAAGGGGTGGGTGCCTCGTTACTCCAACCTCTTGCACCTGGGCTCCGCTAGGTTCTGCATCGTCAGGATTTTCGCCAAGCCATCGCCGGAGACGGAGTACAAGTCAGAGTGGGACGGGCCCAAGCGTGAGGAAGTGTTCGCCGTCCTGACCGCCGTCGAGGTGGTGCGGTCCGGCGAGCTTGGCAAAGGGCTTCGGATGGTCAAGCACAAATCTGTCCGCTATAGCCTCGGAGATGGATACTGCAAGGTTCAACCGCTCATGGTGTATTAA
- the LOC4332223 gene encoding acyl-CoA-binding domain-containing protein 5-like isoform X1 — protein MELFYELLLTAAASLLVAFLLARLLASAATASDPRRRAPDHAAVIAEEEAVVVEEERIIEVDEVEVKSARARECVVSEGWVEVGRASSAEGKLECLPEEEEAPAKAARELVLDAVLEEREEEGQVGEERCDLAAAVAEVVGVKPHELGVEAAPGEVSDVTLEEGKVQDVGVEQHDLVAEAAPREALDTGLEKQGVPIIEAVEIKRQDDLGAEVAPSDVPEVEFEQQGVRIIEAIDVNQHHRVALAAPAEVVDAGLEERVQAIEAGSSGLTSETVPEEVLDELSEKQEEQVIEEKEHQLAAATAPVAIPGVALAETEELKEEQSSEKAVNVHEEVQSKDEAKCKLHLVDQQEGSASKVELVGRNTDNVEISHGSSSGDKMIAELTEEELTLQGVPADETQTDMEFGEWEGIERTEIEKRFGVAAAFASSDAGMAALSKLDSDVQLQLQGLLKVAIDGPCYDSTQPLTLRPSSRAKWAAWQKLGNMYPETAMERYMNLLSEAIPGWMGDNISGTKEHEAGDDAVGSVLTMTSNTINQHDSQGNEDNTGMYEGHLTSSPNPEKGQSSDIPAE, from the exons aTGGAGCTGTTCTACGAGCTGCTCCTCACGGCGGCTGCCTCCCTCCTCGTCGCCTTCCTGCTGGCCAGGCTGctggcctccgccgccaccgccagtgatccccgccgccgcgcgcccgatCACGCCGCCGTgatcgcggaggaggaggcggtggtggtggaggaggagaggatcatCGAGGTCGATGAGGTCGAGGTGAagagcgcgcgcgcgagggagTGCGTGGTTTCGGAGGGGTGGGTCGAGGTGGGGAGGGCCTCGTCGGCGGAGGGGAAGCTCGAGTGCTTgccggaggaagaggaggctcCCGCGAAGGCCGCTCGGGAGCTTGTTCTCGATGCCGTTTTGGAGGAACGCGAGGAGGAAGGACAAGTTGGCGAAGAGCGGTGCGATTTGGCCGCTGCGGTGGCGGAGGTCGTGGGAGTGAAGCCGCATGAGTTGGGGGTTGAAGCTGCTCCCGGGGAGGTATCTGACGTGACGCTGGAGGAAGGGAAGGTGCAGGATGTTGGGGTGGAGCAGCATGATTTGGTCGCCGAGGCTGCTCCAAGGGAAGCTCTTGACACAGGGTTGGAGAAACAGGGTGTTCCCATCATTGAAGCGGTTGAAATCAAGCGGCAGGATGATCTGGGTGCTGAGGTAGCTCCGAGTGACGTTCCTGAGGTGGAATTTGAGCAACAGGGAGTTCGCATTATTGAAGCTATTGATGTGAATCAACATCATCGGGTTGCTCTGGCTGCTCCTGCGGAAGTTGTTGATGCGGGATTGGAGGAGAGGGTCCAAGCTATTGAAGCAGGGTCATCTGGATTGACTTCCGAGACAGTTCCTGAAGAGGTTCTTGACGAGTTATCTGAGAAGCAAGAAGAGCAAGTTATTGAAGAGAAGGAACATCAATTGGCTGCAGCGACTGCTCCAGTAGCAATTCCTGGTGTGGCATTGGCAGAGACGGAGGAACTTAAAGAAGAACAATCCTCTGAAAAAGCTGTCAATGTTCATGAAGAAGTTCAGAGTAAGGACGAAGCTAAATGCAAGCTCCATCTGGTTGATCAACAAGAAGGTTCGGCTTCTAAGGTGGAGCTGGTGGGGAGGAATACCGACAATGTGGAAATTAGCCATGGAAGCAGTTCTGGTGACAAAATGATTGCTGAGTTGACCGAGGAGGAATTGACATTGCAAGGTGTGCCCGCAGATGAGACTCAGACAGACATGGAATTTGGGGAGTGGGAAGGGATTGAAAGAACTGAGATAGAAAAGAGGTTTGGTGTGGCAGCAGCGTTTGCATCTAGTGACGCCGGGATGGCTGCCCTGTCAAAGCTTGATAGTGatgtgcagctgcagctgcagggaCTCCTTAAGGTTGCCATTGATGGTCCATGCTATGACTCTACACAGCCACTTACCTTGAGGCCTTCATCTCGTGCAAAATG GGCTGCTTGGCAAAAGCTAGGGAACATGTATCCGGAGACAGCTATGGAAAGATACATGAATCTTTTGTCAGAGGCTATTCCAGGATGGATGGGTGACAATATCTCG GGCACAAAGGAACATGAAGCTGGTGATGATGCTGTAGGGTCTGTCTTAACAATGACTTCAAATACAATCAACCAACATGACAGTCAAGG GAATGAAGACAATACTGGCATGTATGAAGGTCACTTGACAAGTTCCCCTAACCCAGAGAAAG GACAGAGTTCTGACATCCCTGCTGAATGA
- the LOC4332223 gene encoding acyl-CoA-binding domain-containing protein 5-like isoform X2 translates to MELFYELLLTAAASLLVAFLLARLLASAATASDPRRRAPDHAAVIAEEEAVVVEEERIIEVDEVEVKSARARECVVSEGWVEVGRASSAEGKLECLPEEEEAPAKAARELVLDAVLEEREEEGQVGEERCDLAAAVAEVVGVKPHELGVEAAPGEVSDVTLEEGKVQDVGVEQHDLVAEAAPREALDTGLEKQGVPIIEAVEIKRQDDLGAEVAPSDVPEVEFEQQGVRIIEAIDVNQHHRVALAAPAEVVDAGLEERVQAIEAGSSGLTSETVPEEVLDELSEKQEEQVIEEKEHQLAAATAPVAIPGVALAETEELKEEQSSEKAVNVHEEVQSKDEAKCKLHLVDQQEGSASKVELVGRNTDNVEISHGSSSGDKMIAELTEEELTLQGVPADETQTDMEFGEWEGIERTEIEKRFGVAAAFASSDAGMAALSKLDSDVQLQLQGLLKVAIDGPCYDSTQPLTLRPSSRAKWAAWQKLGNMYPETAMERYMNLLSEAIPGWMGDNISGTKEHEAGDDAVGSVLTMTSNTINQHDSQGNEDNTGMYEGHLTSSPNPEKEF, encoded by the exons aTGGAGCTGTTCTACGAGCTGCTCCTCACGGCGGCTGCCTCCCTCCTCGTCGCCTTCCTGCTGGCCAGGCTGctggcctccgccgccaccgccagtgatccccgccgccgcgcgcccgatCACGCCGCCGTgatcgcggaggaggaggcggtggtggtggaggaggagaggatcatCGAGGTCGATGAGGTCGAGGTGAagagcgcgcgcgcgagggagTGCGTGGTTTCGGAGGGGTGGGTCGAGGTGGGGAGGGCCTCGTCGGCGGAGGGGAAGCTCGAGTGCTTgccggaggaagaggaggctcCCGCGAAGGCCGCTCGGGAGCTTGTTCTCGATGCCGTTTTGGAGGAACGCGAGGAGGAAGGACAAGTTGGCGAAGAGCGGTGCGATTTGGCCGCTGCGGTGGCGGAGGTCGTGGGAGTGAAGCCGCATGAGTTGGGGGTTGAAGCTGCTCCCGGGGAGGTATCTGACGTGACGCTGGAGGAAGGGAAGGTGCAGGATGTTGGGGTGGAGCAGCATGATTTGGTCGCCGAGGCTGCTCCAAGGGAAGCTCTTGACACAGGGTTGGAGAAACAGGGTGTTCCCATCATTGAAGCGGTTGAAATCAAGCGGCAGGATGATCTGGGTGCTGAGGTAGCTCCGAGTGACGTTCCTGAGGTGGAATTTGAGCAACAGGGAGTTCGCATTATTGAAGCTATTGATGTGAATCAACATCATCGGGTTGCTCTGGCTGCTCCTGCGGAAGTTGTTGATGCGGGATTGGAGGAGAGGGTCCAAGCTATTGAAGCAGGGTCATCTGGATTGACTTCCGAGACAGTTCCTGAAGAGGTTCTTGACGAGTTATCTGAGAAGCAAGAAGAGCAAGTTATTGAAGAGAAGGAACATCAATTGGCTGCAGCGACTGCTCCAGTAGCAATTCCTGGTGTGGCATTGGCAGAGACGGAGGAACTTAAAGAAGAACAATCCTCTGAAAAAGCTGTCAATGTTCATGAAGAAGTTCAGAGTAAGGACGAAGCTAAATGCAAGCTCCATCTGGTTGATCAACAAGAAGGTTCGGCTTCTAAGGTGGAGCTGGTGGGGAGGAATACCGACAATGTGGAAATTAGCCATGGAAGCAGTTCTGGTGACAAAATGATTGCTGAGTTGACCGAGGAGGAATTGACATTGCAAGGTGTGCCCGCAGATGAGACTCAGACAGACATGGAATTTGGGGAGTGGGAAGGGATTGAAAGAACTGAGATAGAAAAGAGGTTTGGTGTGGCAGCAGCGTTTGCATCTAGTGACGCCGGGATGGCTGCCCTGTCAAAGCTTGATAGTGatgtgcagctgcagctgcagggaCTCCTTAAGGTTGCCATTGATGGTCCATGCTATGACTCTACACAGCCACTTACCTTGAGGCCTTCATCTCGTGCAAAATG GGCTGCTTGGCAAAAGCTAGGGAACATGTATCCGGAGACAGCTATGGAAAGATACATGAATCTTTTGTCAGAGGCTATTCCAGGATGGATGGGTGACAATATCTCG GGCACAAAGGAACATGAAGCTGGTGATGATGCTGTAGGGTCTGTCTTAACAATGACTTCAAATACAATCAACCAACATGACAGTCAAGG GAATGAAGACAATACTGGCATGTATGAAGGTCACTTGACAAGTTCCCCTAACCCAGAGAAAG AGTTCTGA
- the LOC4332222 gene encoding 26S proteasome non-ATPase regulatory subunit 4 homolog, giving the protein MVLEATMICIDNSEWMRNGDYSPSRFQAQADAVNLICGAKTQSNPENTVGVMTMAGKGVRVLVTPTSDLGKILACMHGLEVGAEANLAAAIQVAQLALKHRQNKRQQQRIIAFIGSPVKYDKKVLETIGKKLKKNNVALDIVDFGETDDDKPEKLEALISAVNSSDSSHIVHVPPGENALSDVLISTPIFTGEEGGSGFAASAAAAAATGAAGFEFDVDPNVDPELALALRLSMEEERARQEAIAKKAAEESSGAENKDHASSSNADSVMAEAEPASNAADDKKDQPKEDDDAQLLQQALAMSMEEGSSGAAAADAAMAEAAVDDQDLALALQMSVQDAGGSSQSDMSKVFEDRSFVTSILNSLPGVDPNDPSVKDLLASLHGQGEQEKKEDKSDKPEDEKK; this is encoded by the exons ATGGTGCTCGAG GCGACGATGATCTGCATAGACAACTCGGAGTGGATGCGGAACGGCGACTACTCGCCGTCGCGATTCCAGGCTCAGGCCGACGCCGTCAACCTCATCTGTGGCGCCAAGACCCAG TCCAACCCGGAGAACACGGTGGGCGTCATGACGATGGCCGGAAAGGGCGTGCGCGTGCTCGTCACTCCCACCAGCGACCTCGGCAAGATCCTCGCTTGTATGCACG GACTTGAAGTTGGTGCTGAAGCAAATTTGGCTGCAGCAATTCAGGTTGCTCAGCTGGCTCTGAAGCATCGCCAGAATAAGAGGCAGCAACAGCGGATTATAGCTTTTATTGGAAG CCCTGTGAAATACGACAAGAAAGTTTTGGAAACAATCGGGAAAAAGCTGAAGAAGAATAATGTGGCTCTTGACATCGTTGACTTTGGTGAAACCGATGATGATAAGCCTGAGAAACTGGAAGCGCTAATCTCTGCTGTGAACAGTAGTGATAGCAGCCACATCGTTCATGTCCCTCCCGGTGAAAATGCCCTTTCCGATGTGCTTATAAG TACTCCTATCTTCACTGGTGAAGAAGGTGGAAGCGGTTTTGCtgcttctgcagcagcagcagcagctactgGTGCAGCTGGATTTGAATTTGATGTGGACCCAAATGTAGATCCAGAATTGGCACTCGCCCTGCGGTTGTCCATGGAAGAagagcgagcaaggcaagaggCTATTGCGAAGAAGGCCGCAGAAGAATCTTCTGGTGCTGAAAATAAGGACCATGCCTCAAGCTCAAACGCTGATTCTGTTATGGCAGAAGCGGAACCTGCCTCAAATGCTGCTGATGATAAAAAAGATCAGCCGAAG GAAGATGATGATGCTCAGCTACTACAACAGGCTCTTGCAATGTCAATGGAGGAGGGTTCTTCAGGGGCTGCAGCGGCTGATGCTGCTATGGCAGAGGCTGCTGTAGATGACCAGGACTTGGCACTAG CTCTTCAAATGTCTGTCCAGGACGCAGGCGGGTCTAGTCAGTCTGATATGAGCAAGGTGTTTGAAGACAGATCATTTGTTACATCCATCCTTAACTCT CTCCCTGGTGTTGACCCCAATGACCCCTCTGTGAAAGATTTGCTGGCATCATTGCATGGGCAGGGCGAG CAAGAGAAGAAGGAAGACAAATCAGACAAGCCAGAAGATGAGAAGAAATAA
- the LOC4332221 gene encoding uncharacterized protein → MKLTCLDTGVDGGYYTPASHLLEVEGLRILLDCPIDLSALTAFSAVPLGASSSSGDAEDLIRGVPYYRSPTAVAAAKAGHIDAVLVSSATGLLGLPFLTRFPGFANTKVYVTEVAARMGSLMMRELVEMHREFVRCYGPDRDQSPVWMEGEKLKKLMSVLQKITTEDEENNNLAALVSLYSLDNIEECMQKTQYVKYGEEVCFNGMLMLKASSSGLELGNCVWTIKGPRASMTYLPSSIFVSAHALDFDYSSLKGNDVILFSDFSSLNGMYDDNKKMGEHIVDETDILLASNSVFRDDGMDEDETIKFLCSNDDIAEEIERISFICSCIIDAINSGGSVLIPIGRIGIILLLLEHMSETLHSSNMKSQVPIFMISETAEEIITFTNALPEWLCKSRQEKLFSCEPLFGHVELLKEGKLSLFSHLYSKGLLAAWKEPCIVFCPHWSLRHGPAVHLLHRWRADKRCLLVLEQGVDAELTLKPFMPLAIQVLGCSFLSGIKVGKIDPLLGLLKPKLILFPEGQKSLCPATDKQPWSFLYYSKGKTIEVPNMREEFEVRMTTEVAFGLQPRQLDKTTAVARLKAKLLLSNGQYVLAAAKSELDRSERHLLHWGTVDASCIPSALQEKGIVCSFSADADYSAPSDRERVISITSPGEALVKVTSERTTIYCDDEETAERVYDALRSICNGI, encoded by the exons ATGAAACTG ACCTGCCTGGACACCGGAGTCGATGGAGGCTACTACACGCCGGCGAGTCATCTCCTGGAGGTGGAGGGGCTCCGTATTCTCCTTGACTGCCCCATCGACCTCTCCGCTCTCACGGCGTTCTCCGCGGTGCCCCTCGGCGCATCGTCCTCCTCCGGTGATGCGGAGGACCTAATCCGCGGTGTGCCCTACTACCGGTCGCCTACCGCGGTTGCGGCCGCCAAAGCAGGCCACATAGACGCCGTGCTTGTGTCATCCGCTACGGGGCTGCTTGGCCTCCCGTTCCTCACGCGATTCCCCGGATTTGCGAACACCAAG GTCTATGTGACAGAGGTAGCTGCTAGGATGGGAAGTCTAATGATGAGAGAGTTGGTAGAGATGCACCGTGAGTTTGTAAGGTGTTATGGACCAGATAGGGATCAGTCACCAGTGTGGATGGAAGGGGAGAAGCTCAAGAAACTCATGTCAGTGTTGCAGAAGATCACGACTGAAGACGaggaaaataataatttagCTGCTTTGGTGTCACTTTACAG TCTGGATAATATAGAAGAATGCATGCAAAAAACCCAGTATGTAAAATATGGAGAGGAGGTTTGCTTCAATGGCATGTTGATGCTGAAAGCCTCTAGTTCTGGTCTCGAACTTGGCAATTGTGTTTGGACAATAAAAGGTCCAAGAGCAAGTATGACCTACTTGCCGAGCTCCATATTTGTGTCAGCTCATGCATTAGACTTTGATTATAGCTCTCTGAAGGGAAATGATGTGATATTGTTTTCGGATTTTTCTTCCTTAAATGGCATGTATGATGATAACAAGAAGATGGGTGAGCATATAGTGGATGAAACTGACATTCTCCTTGCTAGTAATTCAGTGTTCAG GGATGATGGCATGGATGAAGATGAAACCATCAAATTCCTGTGCAGCAATGATGATATTGCAGAGGAGATAGAGAGAATCAGCTTCATATGCTCATGCATCATTGATGCAATAAATTCTGGTGGTTCTGTATTAATACCAATAGGACGAATTGGTATTATTCTTTTGCTTTTGGAACATATGTCAGAAACACTACATTCTTCCAACATGAAG AGTCAGGTTCCCATATTTATGATTTCTGAGACAGCAGAAGAAATAATTACTTTTACCAATGCCTTGCCTGAATGGCTATGCAAGTCACGCCAAGAGAAG CTTTTCTCTTGTGAGCCGTTATTCGGCCATGTAGAGCTTTTGAAGGAAGGCAAACTATCACTGTTCTCTCATTTATACTCAAAGGGCCTGCT GGCAGCTTGGAAGGAACCTTGCATTGTATTTTGTCCACATTGGAGTCTTAGGCATGGCCCAGCTGTCCATTTGCTTCATCGATGGCGTGCAGACAAACGATGTCTTCTTGTTTTGGAG CAAGGAGTTGATGCTGAGTTGACTCTAAAACCTTTCATGCCTCTGGCGATCCAGGTCCTTGGGTGTTCTTTCCTTTCTGGAATAAA GGTGGGGAAAATTGATCCATTACTGGGATTGCTGAAACCAAAGCTCATACTG TTTCCTGAAGGTCAGAAGTCGTTGTGTCCAGCCACAGATAAGCAACCATGGTCATTCCTGTATTACTCAAAGGGGAAAACAATCGAGGTCCCAAATATGCGGGAAGAATTCGAGGTGCGCATGACAACTGAGGTTGCCTTTGGGTTGCAACCTAGGCAGCTGGACAAGACCACAGCTGTTGCGAGGTTGAAAGCAAAGCTCCTTCTAAGCAATGGACAATATGTGCTAGCTGCTGCAAAGAGTGAATTAGATCGATCAGAGCGGCACTTGCTACACTGGGGAACTGTGGACGCGAGCTGTATACCGTCAGCCTTGCAGGAAAAGGGAATTGTATGCTCGTTTTCTGCAGACGCTGATTACTCTGCACCTTCAGATCGTGAACGTGTAATTTCGATCACTAGTCCAGGAGAAGCCCTGGTGAAGGTGACATCTGAAAGGACTACTATTTACTGTGATGATGAAGAAACAGCAGAGCGTGTTTATGATGCTCTTCGTAGTATTTGTAATGGGATATGA